ATCGGCCCAAATGGTGCCGGTAAGACAACGTTCTTTAATGTGCTGACCGGAATCTACAAGCCAGACAAGGGGCGCGTGATATTTGCCGGCCAGGACATTACCGGCTGGCGGTCGGATCAGATCGCTGCGTTAGGGATGCGACGAACCTTCCAGAATATTCGCCTCTTCAATAACATGACCGTCCTGGAGAACGTGCTCATCGGCATGCACGTTCATTTGCAGGCTTCAATCTGGAGTATCATCTTTCGTGCCCGCAATATGTTGCGGGAAGAAGCAAAGGCTCGCAATAAGGCGATTGAGTTGCTCGAATTTGTAGGTATTGCCGAAAAACGCGACGAGCTGGCCAAAAATTTGCCTTACGGCGACCAACGTCGGCTTGAGATTGCCCGTGCGCTGGCCGGCGATCCTAAAATTATCCTGCTCGATGAGCCGACCGCCGGTATGAATCCGCACGAGACGACCGAAGCAACCCAACTGATCCGTCGCTTGCGTGATGAGCGCGGCATTACCGTGATCTTGATTGAGCACGATATGCGGTTGGTGATGTCTATTTCGGAACGAATCTCGGTGCTCGATTATGGCAGCAAGATTGCTGAAGGTGATGTACAGACAATCCGTACCAACCCACGAGTCATTGAGGCCTATCTTGGTAAAGGTGCTGCCGCTGGTCACGCGGCCTGATGCGGATCAGAGAGGTAGCTGT
This genomic window from Chloroflexus aurantiacus J-10-fl contains:
- a CDS encoding ABC transporter ATP-binding protein, which encodes MALLEASNITKVFGRLVAVNDVTFTVEPGSIVSVIGPNGAGKTTFFNVLTGIYKPDKGRVIFAGQDITGWRSDQIAALGMRRTFQNIRLFNNMTVLENVLIGMHVHLQASIWSIIFRARNMLREEAKARNKAIELLEFVGIAEKRDELAKNLPYGDQRRLEIARALAGDPKIILLDEPTAGMNPHETTEATQLIRRLRDERGITVILIEHDMRLVMSISERISVLDYGSKIAEGDVQTIRTNPRVIEAYLGKGAAAGHAA